A genomic window from Actinomycetota bacterium includes:
- the pyrF gene encoding orotidine-5'-phosphate decarboxylase codes for MGLVVVAGGLREKIIVALDTDAHTALGLARSLQGRADWLKVGMTLFYAEGPGIVARLRDMGFRIFLDLKLHDIPHQVEGAAREIAKLGCSMMTVHASGGVEMMRAAMQGAYAGSRECGIDTPGIVAVTVLTSMDERSLGQTGVSKPVAEQVHGLAGLARESGVQGIVCSPHEARAMRELLGPEALVVTPGVRPSWASADDQARIATPGEAIAAGASHVVIGRPITGAEEPGSAMERIAEEA; via the coding sequence ATGGGACTAGTTGTGGTTGCAGGCGGACTCAGAGAGAAGATCATCGTCGCGCTTGACACCGACGCACACACGGCGCTCGGGCTTGCGCGCTCGCTGCAGGGCCGTGCCGATTGGCTCAAGGTCGGCATGACGCTCTTCTACGCCGAAGGACCGGGCATAGTCGCGCGCCTGCGGGACATGGGTTTCCGCATCTTCCTCGACCTCAAGCTCCACGATATCCCGCACCAGGTCGAGGGCGCGGCCCGGGAGATTGCGAAGCTGGGGTGCTCGATGATGACGGTGCACGCTTCAGGTGGGGTCGAGATGATGCGCGCGGCCATGCAAGGGGCCTACGCGGGCTCACGCGAGTGCGGCATCGACACACCGGGCATCGTCGCGGTCACTGTGCTGACGAGTATGGACGAGCGATCCCTTGGGCAGACGGGCGTGTCCAAGCCGGTGGCAGAACAAGTCCATGGTCTGGCCGGTCTGGCGCGGGAGAGCGGCGTGCAGGGCATCGTATGTTCGCCGCACGAAGCTCGCGCCATGCGGGAGCTACTGGGACCAGAGGCGCTCGTGGTGACCCCCGGTGTGCGGCCCTCCTGGGCGTCCGCCGACGACCAGGCACGCATCGCCACTCCGGGGGAGGCTATTGCGGCCGGGGCCTCACACGTAGTGATCGGTCGACCGATCACCGGGGCCGAGGAGCCGGGCAGCGCAATGGAACGCATCGCCGAGGAGGCGTGA
- the pyrE gene encoding orotate phosphoribosyltransferase — protein sequence MTMSREQLLESLSAAGALLSGHFVLTSGRHSATYVQCARILEDPALTTRLAEDIAERFRDDAIDLVAAPAVGGIVIGFAVAQALGVKFIFSEREQGEMRFRRAFQVPENARVLIVEDVVTTGGSVAEVIELVRAANGIAVGVASIIDRGGEKRFSTEFRPLLRLEVESWEANSCGLCASGVDITSPGSRRTGQ from the coding sequence ATGACGATGAGCCGAGAGCAACTGCTCGAATCTCTGAGCGCCGCCGGGGCTTTGCTGTCGGGACACTTCGTTCTTACGAGCGGTCGGCACTCCGCCACGTACGTTCAGTGCGCGCGAATACTTGAGGACCCGGCGCTTACCACGCGTCTTGCCGAGGACATAGCCGAGCGATTTCGCGACGACGCGATCGACCTGGTAGCGGCTCCGGCGGTTGGCGGAATCGTAATCGGGTTCGCGGTAGCGCAGGCGCTGGGGGTCAAGTTCATCTTCAGTGAACGTGAGCAGGGCGAGATGCGATTCCGGCGAGCCTTCCAGGTTCCGGAGAATGCGCGCGTTCTTATCGTAGAAGACGTGGTCACAACAGGTGGTTCGGTCGCCGAGGTCATCGAACTGGTGCGCGCTGCCAACGGTATTGCCGTTGGGGTCGCCTCAATCATCGACCGCGGTGGGGAGAAGCGCTTCTCGACTGAGTTCAGACCTCTACTTAGACTTGAGGTTGAGTCCTGGGAGGCGAATTCGTGTGGCCTGTGTGCCTCCGGAGTCGACATCACATCGCCCGGAAGTCGGCGGACCGGCCAATAG
- the mihF gene encoding integration host factor, actinobacterial type encodes MALPNLSDADRQAALKKAAEARQKRAELRAKIKAGQTSFAQVMARSDDPIVARMKVSTLLESLPGFGKAKAAKIMEELEISDSRRVQGLGARQREHLMARLG; translated from the coding sequence ATGGCACTTCCGAACCTTTCCGATGCCGATCGCCAGGCTGCCCTTAAGAAGGCTGCCGAGGCCCGCCAGAAGCGTGCAGAGCTTCGGGCCAAGATCAAAGCTGGCCAGACGAGCTTCGCCCAGGTCATGGCAAGGAGCGACGATCCCATCGTCGCGCGCATGAAGGTTTCGACGTTGCTCGAGAGCCTTCCCGGTTTTGGCAAGGCCAAGGCCGCCAAGATCATGGAAGAGCTTGAGATCTCCGACAGCCGTCGCGTTCAGGGTCTTGGCGCCCGCCAGCGCGAGCACTTGATGGCGCGGTTGGGATAA
- the gmk gene encoding guanylate kinase, whose product MLRPVTRAGHLYIVSGPSGAGKGTLVEAVRHRVPDIWVSVSATTRPPRPGEREGVEYFFLSSEEFSRLVDRGGFLEWAEVHGNRYGTLREPVDRAVVEGRPVVLEIDPQGAMQVKRAVPESSLVFVKAPSFDELKRRLVGRGSETSEQVETRLKTAEGEMAFAGTYDFVVINDDVSRATDELAAIVSGEVRRETPEKED is encoded by the coding sequence ATGCTGCGCCCGGTGACGCGCGCAGGCCATCTCTACATCGTGTCCGGCCCTTCGGGGGCTGGCAAGGGGACCCTGGTTGAGGCGGTTCGTCACAGGGTCCCCGACATTTGGGTGTCTGTGTCTGCGACGACGCGTCCACCCCGCCCCGGAGAGCGTGAGGGCGTCGAGTACTTCTTCCTGAGTTCCGAGGAATTCTCCCGTCTTGTCGACAGGGGCGGTTTCCTTGAATGGGCCGAGGTACACGGCAATCGCTACGGAACGCTTCGTGAGCCGGTGGACCGCGCTGTCGTCGAGGGCAGACCGGTCGTGCTAGAGATAGATCCTCAGGGAGCGATGCAGGTCAAGCGGGCCGTGCCGGAGTCTTCGCTGGTGTTCGTCAAGGCACCTTCCTTCGACGAGTTGAAGCGGCGCCTCGTGGGGCGGGGCAGCGAGACATCCGAGCAGGTGGAGACGCGCCTGAAGACCGCCGAGGGCGAGATGGCGTTTGCGGGTACGTATGATTTTGTGGTAATCAATGATGACGTTTCCCGTGCAACCGACGAGCTTGCCGCGATTGTCAGCGGCGAGGTCAGGCGCGAAACCCCTGAGAAAGAGGACTGA
- the rpoZ gene encoding DNA-directed RNA polymerase subunit omega, with protein MVIKPEIDLLLATVDSKYTLCIVSARRARQINDMVHRARDKAVLMLAPSQIASLTKTKPLTLALEEIANGDVSYDRVQDSVK; from the coding sequence ATGGTCATCAAGCCTGAGATAGACCTGCTGCTAGCCACGGTCGATTCGAAGTACACGCTTTGCATCGTCTCGGCGCGCCGCGCACGTCAGATCAACGACATGGTGCATCGCGCCAGGGACAAGGCCGTGCTCATGCTTGCGCCGTCCCAGATCGCGTCGCTCACGAAGACCAAGCCGCTGACGCTTGCCCTCGAAGAGATCGCCAATGGCGACGTGTCATACGACCGGGTCCAGGACAGCGTCAAGTAG
- the thiI gene encoding tRNA uracil 4-sulfurtransferase ThiI: MFERAALIHYHEIGLKGRNRSAFERRLQTNIQALIGELTSASAECVSSRLLVRATDVSKLDALCEAIAAVPGVAYVAPVYITSREMHDLKSAALLAIRAVSGWESFAIDARRSNTDFPVSSMELNRILGQHVVDETGARVDLTSPDVTCWVEVVQGDAYVFSRKIPGVGGLPVGTAGKVVALLSAGIDSPVAAWRMMKRGAVVVGVHFSGRPQTNDLSERFVTEIAGALQRYGGLGRVYYVPFGDLQKEISLAAPPDLRVLLYRRLMIRVAEEIAAFENAKALVTGESLGQVASQTLENITAVDEVATLPVLRPLIGNDKLEIIAGARAIGTYALSTQSHEDCCTLFMPRMPATHATVAEVLAGEADLDIPRMTADAVASLTFRDFPCPAYRSPRRLPPGVGPDSRDR, from the coding sequence ATGTTCGAGCGCGCCGCCCTCATCCACTACCACGAGATCGGGCTCAAAGGCCGGAACCGATCGGCTTTCGAGCGCCGTCTGCAGACAAACATCCAGGCGCTCATCGGCGAGTTGACTTCGGCGTCGGCCGAGTGCGTGTCCAGCAGGCTCCTCGTTCGTGCCACCGATGTGTCGAAACTCGACGCGCTGTGCGAAGCCATCGCCGCGGTTCCGGGCGTTGCGTACGTAGCTCCGGTCTACATCACCTCGCGGGAGATGCACGATCTGAAGAGTGCGGCGCTGCTCGCGATCCGTGCCGTCAGCGGGTGGGAGTCGTTCGCCATCGATGCCCGCCGCTCGAACACAGACTTCCCGGTGTCGAGCATGGAACTCAACCGGATCCTCGGCCAGCATGTCGTCGACGAGACCGGCGCGCGAGTCGATCTCACCAGTCCGGATGTGACCTGCTGGGTGGAGGTCGTTCAGGGCGACGCGTATGTCTTCAGCCGCAAGATCCCCGGAGTGGGCGGGTTGCCGGTTGGCACGGCCGGCAAGGTCGTGGCGCTTCTGTCCGCCGGCATAGACTCGCCGGTGGCGGCGTGGAGGATGATGAAACGCGGGGCGGTCGTGGTCGGCGTGCACTTCTCCGGCCGCCCGCAAACGAACGACCTTTCGGAACGCTTCGTGACCGAGATCGCCGGGGCACTTCAGCGCTACGGGGGGCTCGGGCGGGTCTACTACGTGCCCTTCGGCGACCTGCAGAAGGAGATCTCGCTTGCCGCGCCTCCGGACCTGCGCGTGCTCCTCTACCGGCGTCTCATGATCCGCGTGGCCGAGGAGATCGCCGCCTTCGAGAACGCGAAGGCACTGGTCACAGGGGAGTCCCTTGGCCAGGTCGCCTCGCAGACGCTGGAGAACATCACCGCTGTGGACGAGGTCGCGACGCTTCCGGTGTTGCGCCCGCTCATCGGCAACGACAAGCTGGAGATCATCGCCGGGGCCCGTGCGATCGGCACCTACGCGCTCTCCACACAAAGTCATGAGGACTGTTGCACGCTCTTCATGCCGCGCATGCCTGCGACTCACGCCACCGTCGCCGAGGTGCTCGCCGGCGAGGCCGATCTCGACATACCCCGGATGACGGCCGACGCCGTCGCTTCGCTGACCTTCCGTGATTTCCCGTGCCCCGCCTATCGTTCGCCGCGGCGGTTGCCGCCCGGTGTCGGACCGGACAGTCGGGACCGGTGA
- a CDS encoding DUF3524 domain-containing protein: protein MRILALEPYYGGSHRAVLDGLVARTCAEWTLLTLPARKWKWRMRGSAITMAEEIRRRSAAGEGWDVVFASTFVNLAELYGLAGKALAGVPSIVYFHENQLVYPNRHTAEWDFQFPLTNITSALAADLCVFNTGFTRRTFLDEITPFLKQFPDHHPEGVAERIAAKSEVIAPPFDPAPFDSVLGSEGVAAAVRGQRPRIVWPHRWEHDKDPDTFFRAVTRLAAEGLDFEVAVAGQPFRETAEEVRAAADALGDRLVHVGEPAGREVYAGLLAGSDIAVSTADNEFFGLAMIEACYAGCAPVVPDRLAYVELYPVECRYRDENGLVALLRSHITHRPAPGQGRALAEEYTFLRLVGEYERTFAEVAVRGRR, encoded by the coding sequence ATGCGCATACTCGCTCTCGAGCCGTACTACGGCGGCTCACACCGGGCGGTGCTCGACGGGCTCGTCGCGCGCACCTGCGCCGAGTGGACGCTGCTCACGTTGCCCGCGCGCAAGTGGAAGTGGAGGATGCGCGGGTCGGCGATCACCATGGCCGAGGAGATACGACGGCGCTCAGCGGCAGGTGAAGGATGGGACGTCGTGTTCGCATCGACGTTCGTGAACCTCGCCGAGCTGTACGGTCTGGCCGGCAAGGCGCTTGCGGGCGTGCCGTCGATCGTGTACTTCCACGAGAACCAGCTCGTCTACCCGAACCGGCACACCGCCGAGTGGGACTTCCAGTTCCCGCTGACCAACATCACGAGCGCGCTCGCTGCCGACCTGTGCGTGTTCAACACCGGGTTCACCCGGCGGACGTTTCTCGACGAGATCACGCCCTTCCTGAAGCAGTTCCCGGACCATCACCCGGAGGGCGTTGCGGAGCGCATCGCTGCCAAGTCCGAGGTCATCGCGCCGCCGTTCGATCCGGCACCGTTCGACAGCGTGCTTGGCTCTGAGGGTGTCGCGGCTGCTGTTCGCGGCCAGCGCCCACGCATCGTGTGGCCACACCGTTGGGAGCACGACAAGGACCCCGACACCTTCTTCCGCGCGGTGACTCGCCTTGCCGCGGAGGGGCTCGACTTCGAGGTCGCCGTCGCGGGGCAACCGTTCCGCGAGACCGCCGAGGAGGTCCGCGCCGCAGCCGATGCGCTCGGTGACCGCCTGGTGCATGTGGGCGAGCCAGCCGGGCGAGAGGTGTATGCCGGGCTGCTGGCGGGAAGCGACATCGCGGTCTCTACCGCCGACAACGAGTTCTTCGGCCTCGCGATGATCGAGGCGTGCTACGCGGGGTGTGCGCCGGTAGTGCCGGACCGTCTCGCGTACGTGGAGCTGTATCCGGTCGAATGCAGGTATCGTGACGAGAATGGCCTCGTGGCCCTCTTGCGGTCACATATCACCCATAGGCCTGCGCCGGGGCAGGGGAGGGCGCTGGCCGAGGAGTACACGTTCTTGCGACTTGTCGGCGAGTACGAGCGCACGTTCGCGGAGGTTGCCGTTCGCGGTCGCCGCTGA
- a CDS encoding PLD nuclease N-terminal domain-containing protein, whose product MQELLNLPTPALVAIVVLGTAQIALELYAVIDIVRRPADQIAGTKVMWILIVVFVNLIGAIVYLLVGRKPATVTQSEAAVAQGDAARTAVDTLYGGDDR is encoded by the coding sequence ATGCAAGAACTCCTGAACCTGCCCACACCTGCGCTCGTTGCGATCGTGGTGCTCGGCACAGCGCAGATCGCGCTCGAACTCTACGCCGTGATCGACATCGTTCGCAGGCCGGCGGACCAGATCGCGGGCACGAAGGTCATGTGGATACTGATCGTGGTGTTCGTGAACCTCATCGGCGCGATCGTCTATCTGCTCGTCGGACGCAAGCCCGCGACCGTCACGCAGTCCGAGGCTGCAGTGGCGCAGGGCGACGCGGCGCGCACTGCCGTCGACACCCTCTACGGGGGTGACGACCGGTGA
- a CDS encoding ABC transporter ATP-binding protein yields the protein MTPAAPATASTAIEVRGLTKVYKEARALDGVDITVSEGSVFGFLGPNGAGKTTTLRIATGLAHATAGEVRVFGLDTTAGETRSQIGFLPDVPGFYPWMTANEFLRFAGGLFGISGKTLDARVASLLDLAGLADVKTRVGGYSRGMKQRLGVAQALINAPRLLLLDEPTSALDPLGRKEVLDMIASLRGRTTVFFSTHILADVERVCDTVAILDRGRVVTQAPIDELKARYGAHRLIVEVDRDSDSFAKELLDLEYVSAVSPGSDGGLSVTLTDLPRAQREVPALVVERGLALKRFESGEVGLEEVFVDLVGGDHR from the coding sequence GTGACGCCCGCCGCTCCCGCAACTGCTTCTACTGCCATCGAAGTCCGTGGACTCACGAAGGTCTACAAGGAAGCCCGCGCACTCGATGGGGTCGATATCACCGTGTCAGAGGGCTCCGTGTTCGGGTTCCTCGGTCCGAACGGGGCAGGCAAGACGACGACGCTGCGGATCGCGACCGGTCTTGCCCACGCCACCGCAGGTGAAGTGCGGGTCTTCGGGCTCGACACGACCGCCGGCGAGACGCGCTCACAGATCGGCTTCCTGCCCGACGTTCCCGGCTTCTACCCATGGATGACGGCCAACGAGTTCCTGCGATTTGCCGGCGGGCTATTCGGCATCAGCGGAAAGACGCTCGATGCGCGCGTCGCTTCACTGCTCGACCTCGCAGGACTCGCCGATGTGAAGACGCGCGTCGGCGGCTACTCTCGTGGCATGAAGCAGCGCCTCGGCGTCGCTCAGGCACTGATCAACGCACCACGGCTGCTCTTGCTCGACGAACCTACGAGCGCACTCGACCCACTTGGGCGCAAAGAGGTGCTCGACATGATCGCTTCGCTGCGCGGGCGCACGACGGTGTTCTTCTCGACCCACATCCTGGCCGACGTGGAGCGCGTGTGCGACACGGTAGCGATTCTCGATCGGGGACGGGTCGTGACCCAGGCTCCCATCGACGAGCTCAAGGCGCGCTATGGAGCGCACAGACTCATCGTGGAAGTGGACCGCGATTCGGATTCGTTCGCCAAGGAGCTTCTCGACCTTGAGTACGTGAGCGCGGTTTCTCCAGGCAGCGATGGGGGTCTCTCGGTGACACTTACCGATCTTCCCCGCGCCCAGCGGGAGGTCCCGGCACTCGTGGTCGAGCGCGGGCTGGCGCTCAAGCGGTTCGAGAGTGGTGAGGTCGGCCTCGAAGAAGTCTTCGTCGATCTCGTGGGGGGCGATCACCGATGA
- a CDS encoding ABC transporter permease subunit, producing MKGFLRFLGKEFTEIVRTWRVWVVPGMLLFMAVSSPILAKLTPALLESVASGQQGIKITIPDPTYLDAYAQWLKNLQQMIAIALLITTGGMIAGERASGTAILVLTKPVSRAAFVVAKFLSQTALLVVATVIGAAVCWGATYATFGEAPPKLLVSMTAVWLAFAVLLVALMTLLSAGLKSIAAGGVGIGGFFVISVLSLWGPALDYSPAGLSVAPNALLAGTPVELAWPLATTAVAVVALVVAGVLVFKTKEL from the coding sequence ATGAAGGGCTTCCTCAGGTTCCTTGGCAAGGAGTTCACCGAGATCGTGCGCACGTGGCGGGTGTGGGTCGTGCCGGGCATGTTGCTGTTCATGGCGGTGTCGAGCCCGATCCTGGCCAAGCTCACGCCGGCGCTTCTCGAATCGGTCGCCTCGGGCCAACAGGGCATCAAGATCACGATCCCCGATCCGACCTATCTGGACGCCTACGCGCAGTGGCTCAAGAACCTCCAGCAGATGATCGCCATCGCGCTGCTCATCACGACCGGCGGAATGATCGCGGGCGAGCGGGCAAGCGGAACGGCGATCCTCGTGCTGACGAAGCCGGTGTCGCGCGCCGCATTCGTTGTGGCGAAGTTCCTGTCCCAGACCGCGCTTCTGGTGGTGGCGACCGTGATCGGCGCGGCGGTGTGTTGGGGCGCCACGTATGCGACCTTCGGCGAGGCGCCGCCCAAGCTGCTTGTGAGCATGACGGCCGTTTGGCTCGCGTTCGCGGTGCTGCTTGTGGCTCTCATGACGCTGCTGTCGGCGGGGCTCAAGTCGATCGCCGCAGGCGGCGTGGGTATCGGCGGCTTCTTCGTGATCTCCGTGCTGTCGCTCTGGGGTCCGGCGCTCGACTATTCGCCCGCAGGGCTGTCGGTGGCGCCGAACGCTCTGCTCGCAGGTACACCTGTCGAGCTGGCGTGGCCGCTCGCGACCACCGCCGTGGCGGTAGTCGCGCTAGTCGTGGCGGGCGTTCTCGTGTTCAAGACCAAGGAGCTGTAG
- a CDS encoding ferritin codes for MKMYRCRICGETYLGSEPPSHCPFCGAHAHLIIDTFEYPEDINEVDLTAVERNDIMQAIELERANTRFYLAMAAHRDNMKLSSAYKRLAKIEAEHCSVFCKLAKLAKPADLMEPDVAPDDWCTNIDESLAREQRASRFYAEAGSRATNDRVREVFAAVSDIEVDHIDLDNLAKKVAGC; via the coding sequence ATGAAGATGTACCGCTGCCGTATCTGTGGCGAGACCTACCTCGGCTCGGAGCCGCCGAGCCACTGCCCGTTCTGCGGGGCGCACGCACACCTCATCATCGACACGTTTGAGTACCCCGAAGACATCAACGAGGTCGACCTGACCGCGGTCGAGCGCAACGACATCATGCAGGCCATCGAACTCGAGCGCGCCAACACACGCTTCTACCTCGCCATGGCAGCGCATCGCGACAACATGAAGCTCTCCTCGGCGTACAAGAGGCTCGCCAAGATCGAGGCCGAGCACTGTTCGGTCTTCTGCAAGCTCGCGAAGCTCGCAAAGCCCGCCGACCTCATGGAGCCCGATGTCGCGCCGGACGATTGGTGCACCAACATCGACGAGTCGCTCGCCCGCGAGCAGAGGGCCTCGCGCTTCTACGCCGAAGCCGGGAGCAGAGCGACGAACGACCGCGTGCGGGAGGTCTTCGCCGCCGTTAGCGACATCGAAGTCGACCACATCGACCTCGACAACCTCGCCAAGAAGGTCGCCGGGTGCTGA
- a CDS encoding DJ-1/PfpI family protein: MKTVVLVIAPDQFRDEEYAEPKEVLERRGATVITASVAPGPCRGRFGLLARADEALREVSPATTDAIAFIGGAGSKVFFDDPDAHSLALAVHESGKPVAAICIAPSTLAHAGLLGGKRVTSFPSQEDDLVAHGAAYTGAPVEIDGLIITAAGPEAATAFGEAIGDTLGLPA, translated from the coding sequence GTGAAGACGGTAGTGCTTGTGATCGCGCCCGACCAGTTCCGCGACGAGGAATACGCTGAGCCCAAGGAGGTACTCGAGCGCCGGGGAGCGACGGTCATCACCGCGAGTGTCGCACCGGGACCCTGCCGCGGCCGTTTCGGGCTTCTCGCACGGGCGGACGAAGCGCTTCGGGAAGTCTCGCCCGCAACGACCGACGCGATAGCCTTCATCGGCGGTGCGGGGTCGAAGGTCTTCTTCGACGACCCTGACGCACACTCACTCGCCCTCGCCGTGCACGAGTCCGGAAAGCCGGTCGCGGCGATCTGCATCGCTCCCTCGACACTGGCGCACGCCGGGCTCCTTGGCGGGAAACGGGTCACGTCGTTCCCGTCGCAGGAGGACGATCTCGTCGCACACGGGGCCGCGTACACGGGGGCGCCGGTCGAGATCGATGGACTCATCATCACAGCAGCCGGACCGGAGGCCGCCACCGCCTTCGGCGAAGCAATAGGCGACACACTCGGCCTGCCTGCCTGA